GATAAATCCATTTTATCCGGTTACCGTAGCAAGAAAACAGAAATCCTTGATCAGGGATTCAATACTCAGAGCTACGGTATCGCTAGCAAACAAAGCAACAAAGAGCTAACAAACTATATCAACAACCTCCTTTCAGACTGGTCTAAGGATGGTAGTCTGACAAAAGTCTATCAAAAATACGATTTAAAACCAGCTAAGGCTGAGGAATAAGAGAAAGGAAGGATAAATATGAATTACTTAGTAGCAAGTCCCTTTGCCCTTTCTCGCTGGGCTGACTTTTTTGCCAATTTTGGTGATTTCGCCAAAGGCTTTGCATACACCCTAGGCATGTCCATCGGCGCTCTACTTCTTTCTCTCGTCTTAGGGTTGATTTTTGGCGCCATGTCATCTTCTAAAAATAAAACCTTAAAAACTATTGCTCGCGTATATGTCGAGCTTTACCAGAACACACCATTATTAGTTCAATTCGTGGTTGTTTATTATGGTTTAGCCATCATGACAAATGGTTTCATCATGATTTCAGCTTTCTGGACAGCAGTCATCTGTGTTGGTATCTATCACGGTGCCTATATTTCAGAAGTGATTCGTTCTGGTATTGAAGCTGTGCCTAAAGGTCAAACAGAAGCTGCCTTATCCCAAGGATTTACTTACAAAGAGACCATGCAGCTTATCATTCTACCACAGGCCATTCGTACCATCTTGCCACCAATGACCAACCAAGTAGTGAATTTGATTAAAAACACCTCTACGGTCGCTATTATCTCTGGGGCAGATATCATGTTTGTGTCAAAAGCGTGGGCCTACGAGACTACTAACTATGTACCTGCCTTTGCTGGTGCAGCACTACTCTACTTCATCGTTTGTTTCCCACTAGCAACTTGGGCACGACGTAAAGAAGAAGAAAATAAGAAAGCATACAATTAGGAGGATAAATGATGTCAGTTTTAACACCAACTAATATTAACTTTATTCTTCAAGGACTTTGGTTAACCCTCTACATCTCATTCTTATCGATTGTATTGTCAACCATTATCGGTACGATTTTAGCTGTTATGCGTAATGGGAAGAACCCAATCCTTCGCTGGATATCAAGCATCTACATTGAATTTGTCCGTAACGTACCTAATCTGCTTTGGATCTTCATTATCTTCTTGGTTTTCCAAATGAAGTCAACGCCTGCAGGTATCACTTCCTTTACCGTCTTCACATCGGCTGCTCTGGCAGAAATCATTCGTGGGGGCTTAAATGGCGTCGATCACGGTCAAACAGAAGCTGGTCTTTCACAGGGAATGACCCACTGGCAAATCTTCATTTACATTGTCTTTCCACAAGCCATTCGTAAAATGTTGCCAGCCATCATTTCTCAATTCGTAACAGTTATCAAGGACACTTCCTTGCTCTACTCTGTTATCGCACTTCAAGAACTTTTCGGAAAAAGCCAAATCTTGATGGGTAAATACTTTGAACCAAGTCAAGTTTTCACCCTTTACCTCATCATCACAGCCATCTACTTTGTCATCAACTTTGCCATCTCGACCTATTCTCGTCAACTGGCTAAAAAATGGGCACAAGGGGCTGAATAATAACACCAAAACCTCCACACGATATTCATCATGTGGAGGTTTTGGTATATATAACAATAAATTACCCAATTAGGAAACATATTAATTAATTAATCAATCCAGCCTTTTTCTTTGGCTTTCGACATAGCTTCAATTCTGGAATTAACAGAGAGTTTGTTAAAAATAGAAGATACATAGTTACGAACAGTACCATTGGATAAGAACATCTCTTGAGCAATTTCTTTATTTGACTTTCCTTGGCTCACTAGATTTAAAACTCTAATCTCTTGAGTACTAAGTGGATTATCATTATGAAAAATTCCTTCCATCAATTCAGGAGAATAATCTTTTTGTCCTTTTAAAACTTTGTGAATAGTCGCCATCAACTCTGCTGTCGAACGATCTTTCAAGACATAAGCGTCAACATCATGATCCAATGCTTTTTGGAAATACCCTGTTCTTTTGAAGGTCGTTACGATAACAATCTTAGCGGAAACCTCTTGTCTAGCTTTGACTAAAACTTCTAAACCTGTCATTTTAGGCATTTCAATATCTAGTATAGCAACATCAATTAATTCTTTTCGTAGAAGCTCCAATGCTTCCAATCCATCTCGAGCCTCAAAAACAGCATCAACATCATCTTCCATCAATAAAAGTTGTTTCATGGCATCCCTTAGCATGGACTGGTCTTCCGCAATTAACAATCTCATAAAACCTTATCCTCCATCTCAATCTTAATCATCGTTGGATGCTTAGAGGAAACAATGTCAATAGTTCCTTCCATTTGAACAAGTCTCCCCTTGATAGACTGTAATTCTTCTCCAGTTATTTTAGGAAATCCTCTACCATCATCACTAAAATGCAATATAATCCGATCATCTTTCCGTAATCTTATCTGACAAGTCGATGCTTCTGCATGTTTGATAACATTTGTAACCAATTCTCTCAGTATCATGGTTAAAGCTGATTGTACTTTAGGTGATAATTGTTCATCTAAGATTTGATTTTCTACTGAGACCACTACGCCAGATAAATCCAACATTTCTGACAGAGTTTCAATTTCTTCACTAAGCGTTCTATATTTCAATTGATTAATCAATTCTCTGACATCCTTCATGGACTTCTGACTGATATCGTGAAGCTCACTCAACTCCTGTCGGACCTTATCCATATTTTTTTGTTCTAACAGTTTCATGGCTAATTCTGACTTCAAGCTAATCAAGGCAAAAGTATGTCCAAGGGTATCATGCAGATCTCGCCCAATGCGATTTCGTTCATTTTCAGCTGCTAAAGTATTGATATAGACATTCTGGCGTTCTATCTCACTTTTCATAGCTTCCTCAACTTGCATCTTATGTTGTGAATAAGTCATTGTCAATATAAAAACAGCAACGACAATAGCATTCATTTTTGAAACAAAACTATTTGAAAACAAGAGCCACCTACCAACTACTATACTTAAACAAATTAAAAAGCTAATAGCACGATAAGATTTCAAGCTATCTCCAAAGCGCCAAACTAAGAGATTACTCGGGTAGAAGAAAAACCAAATAATAGAACCTTCTATGACTAATGCCATGTATACAATATAACCTAATAAATAAATCCATAAGAGCATTAATAATGTTTGATAATCATCCTTTAGATGAACGACGACTAAGTAAACAAGAGCAAATCCAATTGTAGGAAAAATCGTCCAAACCGGATAATCAAACCAGAAAATCCCAAGTATCGGAAAAAGCAGAAAAACGAGCGCCATGTAAAAGAGAATATCATTTTTCTGACGACTTCTAAACATCAATCCACCTCCGTTCTTATTTTGATTAGATAGGTTATTCCCACTAATAATACCACATAGGCAAACATTATCAAGATAGAATTGATATTGATTACTTCCTTATCTGACCAATCGAGAACAAGTCGATTAACGTGATAAACAGGCGTCCATTTCGAAATGGTTTGCATCCAGTTAGGAAAAGTCTCTATCGGCATCCACGAACCACCGATAATGGCTAGTAAGATAAATGAAATATTACTAATGATTGACATCACTTGCTGCGACTTCAATTGAGAAATCAAGAGACCGAATGCTAAAAAAACAAGGCTCGACCCTAATAACAATATACCTGATCCTAACCACTTCTCCCATGACATGGTCACCTGACGATAAAAGGCACCAACTAAGAAAGTAACTATAATTGAGCAGATAAAATAAATTAAGACCCGAAATAATTTTGATAGGTAGTAATGACCCATGGTTAATCTAGAATGTCTAATATAACTCATCCAATGATTGGTTTTATCTTCCACTAGCATAAAAGGAAAACTAAAGAAACCAAAGCTAGACATGGAAAATCCTGTCATAGTCAACATGTAATGCCTAACAAATAACTCTTGCATCTTAGGATCTGGCGACATTTCCATTCCAGAATAAAAGATAAAAAAGCCAATTGGCATGCCTATAGCCATGATAAATACTGTCCACTGACGCCAAATTTGAATCCATTCTATTTTAAGCAAGGCTTTCATGTTCAATCTCCTTTGTTGTTTCAAATAATGTATCTAGTAAGGTCTTATTTTGAATTTCGATATCTGTAATCGCAAGACCTTCTTTATAGAGCTCATCCCAAATAACCACTAAATTTTTAGTCCTGAATTGGAAACAATCCTTTTTAAGTAACAGATCGTAACAATCTTGACGTCCTTGAATCTCATCTAAAAAACTGAGAGGTAAGGTTACCTGTTTATCTTCTTGATATCTCATTTCGTAAGGGGTTGTATCACGAATTAAACGCCCCTTATGCAGTACCAAAATACGATCCGCTGTATGTTCTACTTCTTCGATATAATGACTAGAATACAGAATACTTATGCCCTGTTCTTTTAGTTCTCCTATAATCTCCCAGAATCTTTTTCTAGTAGCTGTATCCATTCCGGCAGTTGGTTCATCTAGGATTAAGATTTCTGGCTGTCCTATCAAGCATAATATAAAAGCTAACAATCTTCTCTGACCACCCGATAACTTCCCTGCTAAATCATCATACTGTTCTGGATCAAATCCTAAGTAAGAAATGACCTTATCAATGGAAAGAGGATGACTGACTACTGAACGAAAAAATGTTATTAATTCTCTAACTTTTAAATTAATCGGGATGGTATTTTCTTGTGATAAAACAGCTATCTTCCCTTTCAATTGACCATTCGTAGGTGATAGTTGTTGGATTACTATACTCCCCTTATTAACATTCCAATCGCCAATTATGCACTTTAG
The sequence above is drawn from the Streptococcus pluranimalium genome and encodes:
- a CDS encoding amino acid ABC transporter permease, producing MNYLVASPFALSRWADFFANFGDFAKGFAYTLGMSIGALLLSLVLGLIFGAMSSSKNKTLKTIARVYVELYQNTPLLVQFVVVYYGLAIMTNGFIMISAFWTAVICVGIYHGAYISEVIRSGIEAVPKGQTEAALSQGFTYKETMQLIILPQAIRTILPPMTNQVVNLIKNTSTVAIISGADIMFVSKAWAYETTNYVPAFAGAALLYFIVCFPLATWARRKEEENKKAYN
- a CDS encoding amino acid ABC transporter permease — translated: MMSVLTPTNINFILQGLWLTLYISFLSIVLSTIIGTILAVMRNGKNPILRWISSIYIEFVRNVPNLLWIFIIFLVFQMKSTPAGITSFTVFTSAALAEIIRGGLNGVDHGQTEAGLSQGMTHWQIFIYIVFPQAIRKMLPAIISQFVTVIKDTSLLYSVIALQELFGKSQILMGKYFEPSQVFTLYLIITAIYFVINFAISTYSRQLAKKWAQGAE
- a CDS encoding response regulator transcription factor, with the protein product MRLLIAEDQSMLRDAMKQLLLMEDDVDAVFEARDGLEALELLRKELIDVAILDIEMPKMTGLEVLVKARQEVSAKIVIVTTFKRTGYFQKALDHDVDAYVLKDRSTAELMATIHKVLKGQKDYSPELMEGIFHNDNPLSTQEIRVLNLVSQGKSNKEIAQEMFLSNGTVRNYVSSIFNKLSVNSRIEAMSKAKEKGWID
- a CDS encoding sensor histidine kinase, yielding MFRSRQKNDILFYMALVFLLFPILGIFWFDYPVWTIFPTIGFALVYLVVVHLKDDYQTLLMLLWIYLLGYIVYMALVIEGSIIWFFFYPSNLLVWRFGDSLKSYRAISFLICLSIVVGRWLLFSNSFVSKMNAIVVAVFILTMTYSQHKMQVEEAMKSEIERQNVYINTLAAENERNRIGRDLHDTLGHTFALISLKSELAMKLLEQKNMDKVRQELSELHDISQKSMKDVRELINQLKYRTLSEEIETLSEMLDLSGVVVSVENQILDEQLSPKVQSALTMILRELVTNVIKHAEASTCQIRLRKDDRIILHFSDDGRGFPKITGEELQSIKGRLVQMEGTIDIVSSKHPTMIKIEMEDKVL
- a CDS encoding ABC transporter permease; translated protein: MKALLKIEWIQIWRQWTVFIMAIGMPIGFFIFYSGMEMSPDPKMQELFVRHYMLTMTGFSMSSFGFFSFPFMLVEDKTNHWMSYIRHSRLTMGHYYLSKLFRVLIYFICSIIVTFLVGAFYRQVTMSWEKWLGSGILLLGSSLVFLAFGLLISQLKSQQVMSIISNISFILLAIIGGSWMPIETFPNWMQTISKWTPVYHVNRLVLDWSDKEVININSILIMFAYVVLLVGITYLIKIRTEVD
- a CDS encoding ABC transporter ATP-binding protein; its protein translation is MKALVSVSDISKTIKGKQVLDTISFEITRGECVALIGQNGAGKSSLLKCIIGDWNVNKGSIVIQQLSPTNGQLKGKIAVLSQENTIPINLKVRELITFFRSVVSHPLSIDKVISYLGFDPEQYDDLAGKLSGGQRRLLAFILCLIGQPEILILDEPTAGMDTATRKRFWEIIGELKEQGISILYSSHYIEEVEHTADRILVLHKGRLIRDTTPYEMRYQEDKQVTLPLSFLDEIQGRQDCYDLLLKKDCFQFRTKNLVVIWDELYKEGLAITDIEIQNKTLLDTLFETTKEIEHESLA